One genomic segment of Vespa crabro chromosome 3, iyVesCrab1.2, whole genome shotgun sequence includes these proteins:
- the LOC124422981 gene encoding ribonuclease H2 subunit A produces MSVQLDDIIGENVKEESDRSSEAANVEIKCRTQLTSYFKKSDHSNNNIYFSEIPKACCDEPCQLGVDEAGRGPVLGPMVYGIAYAPLSQKQLLIDLGCADSKSLTENQRDCIFDKVCEENDKIGWAVEAISPNVIANSMYRRSKKSLNEVSMDSAIGLIKQAVEAGVNVTKVYVDTVGKPEKYQARLEEIFPQLEIVVAKKADSTYPIVSAASICAKVCRDHAIRAWKFLEGTNEITEYGSGYPNDPVTKKWLAANVDDVFGFPQIVRFSWSTAEKILETNALTVEWEEIEDPGMSSEQKISKFFAKSPLKSYKVHVKKHIFFTERCITNASTL; encoded by the exons ATGAGCGTTCAACTCGATGATATAATCGGTGAGAATGTTAAAGAAGAATCGGACAGATCGAGCGAAGCTGCGAACGTGGAAATAAAATGTAGAACGCAATTGACgtcttattttaaaaagagcgatcatagtaataataacatttatttttcggAG ATTCCAAAAGCGTGTTGCGACGAACCATGCCAATTGGGCGTAGACGAAGCAGGAAGAGGTCCTGTATTGGGTCCTATGGTATATGGGATAGCTTATGCTCCACTGTCCCAAAAACAATTACTGATAGACTTAGGTTGTGCAGATTCAAAGAGCTTAACGGAAAATCAAAGGGACTGTATCTTTGATAAAGTATGcgaagaaaacgataaaataggaTGGGCCGTGGAAGCGATATCACCCAATGTCATTGCCAATAGTATGTATCGTCGTagtaaaaaatctttaaacgAGGTCTCTATGGATTCAGCTATTGGATTGATCAAGCAGGCTGTCGAAGCTGGTGTAAATGTCACTAAAGTATACGTCGATACTGTCGGTAAGCCAGAAAAATATCAGGCACGATTGGAAGAAATATTTCCTCAATTAGAAATTGTTGTTGCAAAGAAAGCAGATTCTACATATCCCATTGTTAGCGCGGCAAGCATTTGTGCAAAGGTCTGTAGAGATCATGCGATACGCGCCTGGAAATTTCTCGAAGGTACTAACGAAATCACCGAATATGGCAGTGGATATCCTAATGATCCAGTAACAAAGAAATGGTTGGCTGCAAATGTCGATGATGTATTTGGCTTTCCGCAGATCGTCCGTTTCAGTTGGTCTACCGCagaaaaaattcttgaaaCCAATGCATTGACCGTCGAGTGGGAAGAAATAGAGGATCCTGGAATGTCTAGCGagcaaaaaatttctaaattttttgcCAAATCACCTTTGAAATCCTATAAGGTTCACGTTAAAAAGCATATTTTCTTTACGGAACGATGTATTACCAATGCTAGTACTCTATGA
- the LOC124422990 gene encoding uncharacterized protein LOC124422990 isoform X2: MRVHAKVEALRMLELVIPQYVVRGQNIRLECSFSLDGEILYSVKWYKDGNEFYRYVPRDMPPVLVFPLPGVTVDIHNSTERSVVLYSVNLMSSGRYRCEVSAEAPSFQTVSDHSDMMVVALPENGPVIMGRPGRRRYQVSDVVRFNCTSAKSKPAAMLSWFINGEPVDPQYLRGPHITEVDREGLETAVLGLEFRLRTKHFKKGDMKIKCLATIATVYWKSNELSIEGERPLKIPVMESRETRAQGHTHAEHILASGTVKSIASSLSLLTLGLLIFR; the protein is encoded by the exons ATGCGGGTGCACGCAA AAGTAGAAGCGCTCAGGATGCTGGAGCTTGTTATACCGCAATACGTTGTACGAGGACAGAACATACGTCTCGAGTGTAGCTTTAGCCTGGACGGCGAAATACTCTACTCGGTTAAGTGGTACAAGGATGGCAACGAATTTTATCGATACGTACCCAGGGATATGCCACCTGTATTGGTTTTTCCACTTCCCGGCGTTACCGTCGAC aTTCATAACTCTACCGAAAGATCGGTCGTTCTTTACTCCGTAAATCTAATGAGTTCTGGAAGATACAGGTGCGAGGTTTCGGCGGAGGCACCTTCCTTTCAGACTGTATCCGATCATTCCGATATGATGGTAGTCG cCCTACCCGAGAACGGGCCTGTTATCATGGGTAGACCTGGCAGGCGTCGTTATCAAGTGTCGGACGTCGTGCGATTCAACTGCACGTCGGCCAAATCGAAACCAGCCGCTATGCTCAGTTGGTTCATAAATGGCGAGCCC GTCGATCCACAATACCTAAGAGGACCTCATATCACGGAGGTAGACCGCGAGGGTCTAGAGACCGCCGTACTTGGTCTGGAGTTTCGTCTGCGTACGAAACACTTCAAGAAGGGTGACATGAAGATCAAATGCCTGGCGACGATAGCGACCGTATATTGGAAATCGAACGAGCTCAGTATAGAGGGTGAAAGGCCCCTAAAGATTCCGGTAATGGAAAGTAGGGAGACAAGAGCGCAAGGCCACACACACGCGGAACACATTTTGG CGAGTGGAACCGTCAAATCCATAGCATCATCTCTGTCGCTGCTAACCCTAGGATTACTTATATTCCGGTAA
- the LOC124422990 gene encoding uncharacterized protein LOC124422990 isoform X1, with protein sequence MDWLRKLGPILLLLVFALGTEEVEALRMLELVIPQYVVRGQNIRLECSFSLDGEILYSVKWYKDGNEFYRYVPRDMPPVLVFPLPGVTVDIHNSTERSVVLYSVNLMSSGRYRCEVSAEAPSFQTVSDHSDMMVVALPENGPVIMGRPGRRRYQVSDVVRFNCTSAKSKPAAMLSWFINGEPVDPQYLRGPHITEVDREGLETAVLGLEFRLRTKHFKKGDMKIKCLATIATVYWKSNELSIEGERPLKIPVMESRETRAQGHTHAEHILASGTVKSIASSLSLLTLGLLIFR encoded by the exons ATGGATTGGCTTCGCAAACTCGGACCTATTCTTCTCTTACTGGTCTTTGCTCTTGGCACCGAGG AAGTAGAAGCGCTCAGGATGCTGGAGCTTGTTATACCGCAATACGTTGTACGAGGACAGAACATACGTCTCGAGTGTAGCTTTAGCCTGGACGGCGAAATACTCTACTCGGTTAAGTGGTACAAGGATGGCAACGAATTTTATCGATACGTACCCAGGGATATGCCACCTGTATTGGTTTTTCCACTTCCCGGCGTTACCGTCGAC aTTCATAACTCTACCGAAAGATCGGTCGTTCTTTACTCCGTAAATCTAATGAGTTCTGGAAGATACAGGTGCGAGGTTTCGGCGGAGGCACCTTCCTTTCAGACTGTATCCGATCATTCCGATATGATGGTAGTCG cCCTACCCGAGAACGGGCCTGTTATCATGGGTAGACCTGGCAGGCGTCGTTATCAAGTGTCGGACGTCGTGCGATTCAACTGCACGTCGGCCAAATCGAAACCAGCCGCTATGCTCAGTTGGTTCATAAATGGCGAGCCC GTCGATCCACAATACCTAAGAGGACCTCATATCACGGAGGTAGACCGCGAGGGTCTAGAGACCGCCGTACTTGGTCTGGAGTTTCGTCTGCGTACGAAACACTTCAAGAAGGGTGACATGAAGATCAAATGCCTGGCGACGATAGCGACCGTATATTGGAAATCGAACGAGCTCAGTATAGAGGGTGAAAGGCCCCTAAAGATTCCGGTAATGGAAAGTAGGGAGACAAGAGCGCAAGGCCACACACACGCGGAACACATTTTGG CGAGTGGAACCGTCAAATCCATAGCATCATCTCTGTCGCTGCTAACCCTAGGATTACTTATATTCCGGTAA